A single genomic interval of Spirosoma linguale DSM 74 harbors:
- a CDS encoding Mg chelatase, subunit ChlI (KEGG: gur:Gura_4031 Mg chelatase, subunit ChlI~TIGRFAM: Mg chelatase, subunit ChlI~PFAM: magnesium chelatase ChlI subunit; ATPase associated with various cellular activities AAA_5~SMART: AAA ATPase), giving the protein MLAKTFGAAVYGVNASLITIEVVVAQGLHFHLVGLPDSAVKESEQRVEASLKFFGYRMPRQKVVVNLAPADIRKEGSAYDLPIGLCVLQASEQITVMRNLEDYVIMGELALDGTLRPIKGVLPIAIEARKRGYKGFVLPVENAQEASIVNQLDVIGVTTIQEAIEFFEGKKDITPLETDTRDLFMTQINAYDADFSHVQGQENIKRAMEIAAAGGHNVIMIGPPGAGKTMLAKRLPTILPPLTLQEALETTKIHSVAGKLGARATLIATRPYRSPHHTISDAALVGGGSFPQPGEISLAHNGVLFLDELPEFKRSALEVMRQPLEDRKVSISRAKWAVEFPASFMLIASMNPCPCGYYNHPEKECVCGPGVVQRYLAKISGPLLDRIDLHVEVTPVSFDQMTANRPAEPSEVIRERVIRAREIQTERFKEHAGIYSNAMMPSQLVKEICVISDAGRALLKTAMERLGLSARAYDRILKVSRTIADLAATDDIRIEHLAEAIQYRSLDRENWAG; this is encoded by the coding sequence ATGCTAGCCAAAACGTTCGGTGCAGCCGTGTACGGCGTCAACGCCAGTCTTATTACCATTGAAGTTGTCGTTGCGCAGGGCTTGCATTTTCATTTAGTGGGCCTGCCCGACAGTGCCGTTAAAGAGAGTGAACAGCGGGTTGAAGCATCACTCAAATTCTTCGGCTACCGAATGCCCCGTCAGAAAGTGGTCGTCAACCTGGCCCCGGCGGATATACGCAAAGAGGGATCTGCCTACGATTTGCCAATAGGTCTTTGTGTGTTGCAGGCTTCAGAACAAATAACGGTCATGCGTAATCTGGAAGACTATGTAATCATGGGTGAATTAGCCCTCGATGGAACACTACGGCCCATTAAGGGGGTATTGCCTATTGCTATCGAAGCCCGAAAACGGGGGTATAAAGGGTTTGTACTGCCCGTCGAAAATGCACAGGAAGCCTCAATCGTTAACCAACTGGATGTGATTGGCGTCACAACGATTCAGGAAGCTATCGAGTTTTTTGAAGGGAAGAAAGACATCACCCCGCTCGAAACCGATACCCGCGATCTGTTTATGACCCAAATCAATGCGTACGATGCCGATTTTTCGCACGTTCAGGGGCAGGAAAATATCAAACGGGCTATGGAAATTGCCGCTGCCGGTGGGCATAACGTCATCATGATCGGGCCACCGGGTGCCGGAAAAACCATGCTTGCCAAGCGTCTGCCCACCATTTTGCCTCCATTGACGTTGCAGGAGGCTCTGGAAACGACTAAAATTCATTCGGTAGCTGGCAAACTAGGCGCCAGAGCTACGCTTATTGCTACCCGGCCATATCGCTCACCGCACCACACCATTTCTGATGCCGCTCTGGTAGGCGGTGGGAGCTTCCCGCAGCCCGGCGAGATCTCACTCGCCCATAATGGTGTATTGTTTCTGGATGAGTTGCCCGAGTTCAAACGGTCGGCACTGGAGGTGATGCGGCAACCGCTCGAAGATCGTAAAGTAAGCATCTCGCGGGCCAAATGGGCGGTGGAGTTTCCGGCCAGCTTTATGCTCATTGCCAGTATGAACCCCTGCCCCTGTGGCTACTACAACCACCCCGAAAAGGAGTGCGTTTGCGGACCGGGCGTCGTACAGCGGTACCTGGCCAAAATCAGCGGCCCGCTCCTCGACCGCATCGACCTGCATGTGGAGGTAACACCCGTGTCGTTCGATCAGATGACGGCCAACCGCCCTGCTGAACCCAGCGAAGTGATTCGCGAACGGGTGATCCGGGCACGGGAAATTCAAACCGAACGCTTTAAGGAGCATGCCGGGATTTACTCCAACGCCATGATGCCTTCGCAACTTGTGAAAGAAATCTGTGTGATCAGCGATGCGGGCCGGGCGTTGCTCAAAACCGCAATGGAGCGACTTGGTCTATCGGCCCGCGCCTACGACCGAATCCTGAAAGTGTCGCGCACCATCGCCGATCTGGCCGCTACCGACGACATCCGTATCGAACACCTGGCTGAAGCCATTCAGTACCGGAGCCTGGACCGGGAGAACTGGGCGGGGTAA
- a CDS encoding type III restriction protein res subunit (PFAM: type III restriction protein res subunit~SMART: DEAD-like helicase~KEGG: amc:MADE_00119 type III restriction enzyme, res subunit), whose translation MLSDIEFPKSEEYRTGTENEPLSFYLESLVESTRLDLLLGYFSSSAISVLAVGFAKFISNGGQVRLIINHILSEQDKTAVLNGLTATADQYPFSVANFQSLRTALDSYGHHFFECIAWLIASKRIQIRAIKPRGKRGISHYKSGIFYDGLNKVKFKGSCNFTASGLLENLEELDIKLSWKTDSDSFSEYEYEYNQLFAGQTDYAETIPFEQIEAIIVRDFGGKDLDELLVDEQKLASQKAKQIRSQLYQKAVVKILQKIETYLTTPRFPYESGPRDYQKEAYQNWVDNNYQGIFAMATGTGKTITSLNCVLNESQKTGQYHTVILVPTTVLVDQWTHEARKFNFREIVAVSSHSKGWQTELGRITNQLSFGMTTSFVVIVTYKSFTKAQFQTYFKRLPASTILLADEAHNIASPSVSRLLDGVHLLKRIGLSATPKRVYDPEGSAHMEAFLHV comes from the coding sequence ATGCTGTCCGATATTGAATTCCCGAAAAGTGAGGAGTATCGGACCGGTACGGAAAATGAACCACTTTCTTTCTACCTGGAATCGCTGGTAGAAAGTACCCGTTTAGATTTGCTTTTGGGCTATTTTAGTTCGTCGGCTATTAGCGTGTTGGCGGTAGGATTTGCCAAATTTATCAGTAATGGTGGACAGGTACGTTTAATTATAAATCATATACTTTCTGAGCAAGATAAGACAGCCGTACTAAATGGGTTAACAGCAACGGCAGATCAATACCCCTTTTCGGTTGCTAACTTCCAGTCGCTTAGAACCGCATTGGATTCGTATGGACATCACTTTTTTGAATGCATTGCCTGGCTTATTGCCTCCAAAAGAATACAAATCCGGGCTATCAAACCGAGGGGTAAGCGCGGTATTTCGCATTATAAATCCGGTATCTTTTACGATGGGCTAAATAAGGTCAAGTTTAAAGGGTCGTGTAATTTTACGGCATCGGGACTGCTTGAGAATCTTGAAGAATTAGATATTAAATTGTCCTGGAAAACCGATAGTGATAGCTTTTCTGAGTATGAGTACGAGTATAATCAACTATTCGCGGGGCAAACCGATTATGCCGAAACTATCCCATTTGAGCAAATTGAGGCTATAATCGTTCGCGATTTTGGTGGGAAAGACCTGGATGAGTTATTAGTTGATGAGCAGAAACTAGCCTCGCAGAAGGCAAAGCAGATCAGAAGTCAGTTGTACCAAAAAGCGGTAGTCAAAATTTTGCAAAAGATAGAAACGTACCTGACCACACCTCGTTTTCCTTATGAAAGCGGCCCCCGTGATTATCAAAAAGAAGCCTATCAAAATTGGGTCGATAATAACTATCAGGGCATCTTTGCTATGGCCACCGGTACGGGAAAAACAATTACGTCGCTGAACTGTGTCTTGAATGAGTCCCAAAAAACAGGACAGTATCATACGGTTATTTTAGTGCCAACAACAGTATTGGTGGACCAATGGACACACGAGGCTCGAAAATTTAACTTTCGTGAAATTGTTGCCGTTTCCTCCCATTCAAAAGGTTGGCAGACTGAATTAGGACGGATTACAAATCAGCTAAGCTTTGGTATGACTACATCATTTGTAGTCATTGTAACCTACAAGTCATTTACCAAAGCCCAATTTCAGACGTATTTTAAGCGGTTACCAGCCTCTACAATATTATTAGCCGACGAAGCCCATAATATAGCATCGCCTTCGGTAAGCAGACTACTTGACGGTGTGCATTTACTAAAGCGTATTGGTTTGTCGGCTACGCCCAAGCGAGTTTATGATCCGGAAGGTTCAGCGCATATGGAAGCCTTTCTTCATGTGTAA
- a CDS encoding outer membrane efflux protein (PFAM: outer membrane efflux protein~KEGG: nmu:Nmul_A1641 outer membrane efflux protein), whose amino-acid sequence MRFWIVLILLLSTYRGEAQDSLRLTRQQADSVFIKNNLLLLAERFRIDVSQAQILQASLRDNPTASFEFSAFNNQTNRVADVGRGGEKIISIQQLLYTAGKRNKRIALATEAARLTELELLDLLRGLRFDLRSRFYAIYFQQQTLARYDRQIATIQTTVTAYEREYNRNNVSLRELLRLKALLFQLSNDRTEIQFQLAEDQRTIRTLLSVTQPIQPVVRNEALTRYRIPAQPDDSLQQLALRNRPDLQAAQSLIKQAELNYNLQQALARPDLRVGGTYDQNGSYIPHYVGLSVGMDLPVFNRNQGAIRAAKSQISYQSQLARQRIMQVTNEVATALQKVRDVEQMVQSVEGRFTDQFEQLNQGVVTSFQKGNISLLEFVDLIETYNESVRQLNRLKADRVNAYEELNYLIGDDLFN is encoded by the coding sequence ATGCGTTTCTGGATAGTTTTAATCCTGTTGCTTTCGACCTACCGGGGCGAAGCGCAGGACTCTCTGCGGCTCACCCGCCAGCAGGCTGATAGTGTATTTATAAAAAATAACCTCTTGTTGCTGGCCGAACGATTTCGGATCGACGTTAGCCAGGCGCAGATTTTACAGGCAAGCCTGCGCGACAACCCTACCGCTAGTTTCGAGTTTAGTGCGTTCAACAACCAAACGAACCGGGTTGCGGATGTAGGCCGAGGGGGCGAAAAAATCATTTCCATTCAGCAACTGCTGTACACCGCCGGGAAGCGTAACAAGCGAATTGCGCTGGCTACCGAAGCCGCCCGCCTGACCGAACTCGAACTACTCGACTTACTGCGCGGCCTTCGGTTCGACCTGCGTAGCCGGTTTTACGCAATCTATTTTCAGCAGCAGACCCTTGCCCGATACGACCGTCAGATTGCCACCATTCAAACAACTGTAACGGCTTACGAACGCGAATACAACCGCAACAACGTCTCCCTGCGAGAGTTACTTCGGCTCAAAGCACTGCTGTTTCAGCTCAGCAACGACCGCACCGAAATTCAGTTCCAGCTTGCTGAAGATCAACGCACTATTAGAACGTTGCTGTCTGTTACCCAGCCTATTCAGCCCGTTGTACGCAATGAAGCCCTGACCCGGTATCGTATTCCGGCACAGCCCGACGACTCCCTTCAGCAGTTAGCTCTGCGCAATCGTCCGGATTTGCAGGCGGCTCAATCGCTCATTAAACAGGCGGAGTTGAATTATAATTTACAGCAGGCGCTGGCCCGACCCGATCTGCGCGTGGGCGGCACCTACGATCAGAATGGTAGCTATATCCCCCATTACGTAGGACTGTCAGTGGGTATGGACCTGCCAGTGTTCAACCGCAACCAGGGCGCTATCCGGGCGGCCAAAAGTCAGATCAGCTACCAAAGTCAACTGGCCCGACAACGCATCATGCAGGTAACCAACGAAGTGGCCACGGCCCTGCAAAAAGTACGTGATGTAGAGCAGATGGTACAGTCCGTAGAAGGTCGATTTACGGATCAGTTCGAGCAGCTGAACCAGGGAGTTGTTACCAGCTTCCAGAAAGGCAACATATCGCTGCTGGAGTTTGTCGACCTGATTGAAACCTATAATGAAAGTGTTCGGCAGCTCAATCGACTCAAAGCCGACCGTGTCAACGCCTATGAAGAGTTAAACTACCTCATCGGCGACGACCTCTTCAACTAA
- a CDS encoding Cysteine desulfurase (PFAM: aminotransferase class V~KEGG: kpe:KPK_1257 cysteine desulfurase): MDFIYLDNNATTRVAPEVLNAMLPYLSDYYGNAASSHGFGKTINDAVKLARAQVADLIGCQSTEIVFTSGATESINLAIKGVAESYQNKGRHIITVQTEHPAVLDVCRFLESHGYELTYLSVGRDGLIDLSELDAHLRSDTILVSVMAVNNETGVQQPIQQIAERAHRVGALFMSDATQAVGKVPILVDEYDIDILAFSAHKFYGPKGVGGLFIRQRSPRRVKVEATMHGGGHERGLRSGTLNVPGIVGLGKACELAVAEMRNDAVRVGTLRDKLEIDLLKSDGSFVNGDAKSRLYNVTNISFPDVDANVLIGQLKKLAVSNGSACSSAVFEPSYVLKAMGLTDDEALGAIRFSLGRYTTEEDIQGAVEAIKQTIHAVRY; encoded by the coding sequence ATGGATTTCATTTATCTCGATAATAATGCCACTACACGGGTCGCGCCAGAGGTATTGAATGCGATGCTGCCGTATTTGTCAGATTATTACGGTAATGCGGCTAGTTCGCATGGGTTCGGCAAGACGATAAATGATGCTGTTAAATTAGCACGTGCTCAGGTGGCCGATTTGATAGGTTGCCAGTCAACAGAAATAGTATTCACCTCCGGGGCTACTGAGTCTATTAATTTAGCTATTAAAGGAGTTGCTGAAAGCTACCAGAATAAGGGCCGACATATTATTACGGTTCAAACTGAGCATCCTGCGGTATTAGATGTTTGCCGATTCCTGGAGTCTCACGGCTATGAGCTGACGTATCTATCTGTCGGTCGTGATGGCTTAATTGACCTTTCTGAACTTGACGCTCACCTTCGTTCTGACACGATTTTAGTGTCTGTCATGGCCGTTAACAATGAGACAGGCGTACAGCAGCCAATACAGCAAATTGCTGAACGAGCGCATCGTGTCGGTGCTCTTTTTATGTCTGATGCTACACAGGCAGTAGGTAAAGTCCCCATCTTAGTTGACGAGTACGATATCGATATTTTGGCCTTCTCCGCTCACAAGTTTTATGGTCCAAAAGGCGTTGGAGGCTTATTTATCCGGCAACGTTCGCCAAGGCGGGTAAAAGTCGAGGCTACTATGCACGGCGGAGGACACGAAAGAGGTTTGCGCAGTGGTACCCTGAATGTGCCAGGTATTGTTGGTTTGGGCAAAGCTTGTGAATTGGCGGTAGCCGAAATGAGGAATGATGCTGTTCGGGTTGGTACTCTTCGGGATAAACTGGAAATAGACCTACTCAAATCAGATGGTTCATTTGTTAATGGCGATGCGAAGAGTCGCTTATACAATGTCACAAACATTAGTTTCCCTGACGTGGACGCTAATGTGTTGATTGGTCAGTTAAAAAAACTAGCCGTATCAAATGGTTCAGCCTGTTCATCGGCTGTGTTTGAACCATCCTATGTATTGAAAGCAATGGGATTGACGGATGATGAAGCGCTAGGGGCTATTCGATTTTCTCTTGGGCGGTATACTACTGAAGAAGACATACAGGGAGCGGTTGAGGCCATAAAACAAACCATTCATGCTGTCCGATATTGA
- a CDS encoding cold-shock DNA-binding domain protein (PFAM: Cold-shock protein DNA-binding~SMART: Cold shock protein~KEGG: fph:Fphi_0362 cold-shock DNA-binding domain- containing protein) has translation METFSKKEKEKARQKKRKDKEEKREDRKANATKGLGLDDMLAYVDENGNISSTPPDPRKKKRIDQEDIQIGVAKQQPGDPQDLVRQGVVTFFNDSKGYGFIRDLQTQESIFVHINGLKEPIGEQDKVTFSTEMTPKGPNAVDVKKLVA, from the coding sequence ATGGAGACATTTAGTAAAAAAGAAAAAGAGAAGGCAAGACAGAAAAAGAGAAAAGACAAAGAGGAAAAAAGAGAAGATAGAAAAGCCAATGCTACGAAAGGGCTTGGCCTTGATGATATGCTCGCCTATGTGGATGAGAACGGGAACATATCATCTACACCACCCGACCCCCGCAAGAAGAAGCGTATTGATCAGGAGGACATTCAGATTGGGGTAGCCAAACAACAGCCGGGCGATCCTCAGGACCTCGTGCGTCAGGGCGTAGTCACGTTCTTCAACGACTCAAAGGGCTACGGCTTTATCAGAGATTTACAAACCCAGGAAAGTATTTTTGTCCATATCAATGGCCTGAAAGAGCCTATTGGGGAACAGGATAAGGTGACGTTTTCTACTGAAATGACCCCCAAAGGGCCTAATGCAGTGGATGTAAAAAAACTGGTAGCCTAA
- a CDS encoding efflux transporter, RND family, MFP subunit (TIGRFAM: efflux transporter, RND family, MFP subunit~PFAM: secretion protein HlyD family protein~KEGG: dar:Daro_2627 secretion protein HlyD), which produces MHSFILLKMKTSPFLRLTFFCLVIALTALLPGCQPKPATQEATAFMLSDTMLSRIRIDTARIQSVRSELTLVGRIMADENRVIEVFPLVGGNVENVKVELGDYVRKGQTLATIRSGEVADFERQNTQAEADLLLAEKNLRVAQDLFESKLNSQREVIAAQKEVERAQAEVSRIKEVYRIYGVGKSSTYTVKAPIDGYIIQKNVNQGTQLRSDNANSLFTVGQISEVWVLANVNESDIGRVKPGMTADIQTLAYPDELFHGRVDKLYTVLDPGTKAMTVRIRLPNPGLKLRPEMHTTVTLRYDDGGQLVTVPAGSVIFDKSKHFVMVFRSRSAIETREVTLLKSLGDVAYIRTGVKAGERVISQNQLLVYDALND; this is translated from the coding sequence ATGCATTCCTTTATCCTACTGAAAATGAAAACTTCGCCCTTTCTGCGTCTTACTTTTTTTTGTTTAGTAATTGCTCTTACGGCCCTGTTGCCGGGTTGCCAACCCAAACCAGCCACTCAGGAAGCTACCGCCTTTATGCTGTCGGACACGATGCTGAGCCGGATTCGGATTGATACCGCCCGCATCCAGTCGGTACGCAGCGAACTCACCCTGGTAGGCCGCATTATGGCCGATGAGAACCGGGTTATCGAGGTATTCCCACTGGTGGGAGGTAACGTAGAGAACGTAAAAGTGGAACTGGGCGATTATGTCCGGAAAGGGCAAACGTTGGCCACTATACGTTCGGGTGAGGTTGCCGATTTTGAACGCCAGAACACCCAGGCAGAGGCCGATCTGCTGCTGGCGGAGAAAAACCTTCGAGTAGCTCAGGACTTGTTTGAAAGCAAGCTCAATTCGCAGCGGGAAGTCATTGCTGCCCAGAAAGAAGTGGAGCGGGCGCAGGCCGAAGTGAGCCGGATTAAAGAAGTATACCGGATTTATGGCGTTGGCAAATCGTCGACCTATACCGTTAAGGCTCCCATCGACGGCTATATCATCCAGAAAAATGTAAACCAGGGCACGCAGCTTCGCTCCGATAATGCCAATAGCCTCTTTACGGTAGGACAAATTAGTGAAGTGTGGGTGCTGGCCAACGTAAATGAAAGCGATATTGGTCGGGTAAAACCCGGCATGACGGCCGACATTCAGACCCTTGCCTATCCCGACGAACTATTTCACGGACGGGTAGATAAACTCTACACCGTTCTCGACCCCGGCACCAAAGCCATGACTGTGCGTATCCGGCTGCCAAATCCGGGCCTGAAGCTGCGTCCCGAAATGCATACCACCGTTACCCTGCGGTACGACGACGGTGGGCAGCTGGTAACGGTACCCGCCGGATCGGTCATTTTCGATAAATCCAAGCATTTTGTGATGGTCTTCCGGAGCCGCTCCGCTATAGAAACGCGTGAGGTAACGTTACTGAAATCGCTGGGCGATGTCGCTTACATACGCACGGGCGTAAAGGCTGGCGAACGGGTCATCTCTCAGAATCAGCTGTTAGTGTACGATGCGCTGAATGATTAA
- a CDS encoding histidine kinase (PFAM: ATP-binding region ATPase domain protein; histidine kinase A domain protein; histidine kinase HAMP region domain protein~SMART: ATP-binding region ATPase domain protein; histidine kinase A domain protein; histidine kinase HAMP region domain protein~KEGG: gme:Gmet_3382 heavy metal sensor signal transduction histidine kinase): MTIRNRISGQFTLIVASILIGFSLLIYLVSATYRREEFYERLKNKARTTVRFLVEVKEVDNDLLRIIDRNTLTALIDEKVLILNEKNELVYSSVDDHPVRYQPGLLDAVRKTHEVETTNGENELVGILYEANGQRLVVLASAYDQFGQSKLANLRLTLFWGLLGGIVLTVGLGFFFAGQSLQPIGHINQQVQTITARNLRQRLDEGRRQDEIDQLAVNFNAVLQRLEQAFEQQRSFVSHASHELRTPLAALKSEIQLGLRRPLSVERHTEILQNLLTDTDRLIALSNSLLVLARTLENLEAVTMRIVRLDDVLFTAQDELLATHPDYIVHVQYDQIPESDTGTSVVGNEALLVRVVLNLLDNACKYATDHRAQVRIGTQDDYVWLSVTDTGIGLSADEKLHIFEPFYRAPGATEFAGFGVGLAICARIMELHEGQIQVDSEPGKGSTFKVKLKKA, from the coding sequence ATGACCATCCGCAACCGTATTTCAGGCCAGTTTACCTTAATTGTTGCCTCCATCCTGATTGGGTTTTCGTTGCTGATCTATCTGGTATCAGCTACCTATCGACGGGAAGAATTTTACGAGCGGCTCAAAAACAAAGCCCGTACTACGGTTCGATTTCTGGTAGAAGTGAAAGAAGTGGATAACGACCTGCTTCGAATTATTGACCGAAATACCCTGACAGCTTTAATCGACGAGAAAGTACTTATCCTCAACGAGAAGAATGAGCTGGTGTACAGCAGCGTAGACGACCATCCGGTTCGCTACCAACCCGGCTTGCTCGATGCAGTTCGTAAAACCCATGAAGTGGAGACGACAAACGGCGAAAATGAACTGGTCGGTATTTTGTACGAAGCTAATGGGCAACGGCTGGTTGTTCTGGCATCGGCCTACGACCAGTTTGGGCAAAGTAAACTGGCCAATCTGCGGCTAACCCTTTTCTGGGGGCTACTGGGCGGTATTGTACTTACCGTAGGGCTGGGTTTTTTCTTTGCCGGACAGTCACTTCAACCAATTGGCCATATTAATCAGCAGGTACAAACCATCACGGCGCGTAACCTGCGTCAACGACTCGATGAAGGCCGACGGCAGGATGAGATTGATCAACTGGCCGTCAATTTCAACGCGGTTCTACAACGACTTGAGCAGGCCTTCGAGCAGCAGCGGAGCTTTGTGTCGCACGCATCACATGAGTTACGGACCCCGCTGGCCGCGCTCAAGTCCGAAATTCAGCTGGGTCTCCGGCGACCTCTTTCCGTTGAACGCCATACTGAAATTCTTCAGAACCTGCTCACCGATACCGACAGGCTCATTGCCCTCTCCAACAGTTTGCTGGTATTAGCGCGAACGCTGGAAAACCTGGAGGCTGTTACGATGCGTATTGTACGGCTCGACGATGTGCTTTTTACCGCGCAGGATGAGCTACTCGCCACGCACCCCGACTACATCGTACATGTTCAATACGACCAGATTCCGGAGTCGGATACCGGCACATCGGTAGTAGGCAACGAAGCTTTATTGGTGCGGGTTGTCCTGAACCTGCTCGATAATGCCTGTAAATACGCTACGGACCACCGCGCACAGGTACGAATCGGCACGCAGGACGACTATGTCTGGCTAAGCGTAACCGATACGGGCATTGGCCTTAGTGCCGATGAGAAACTGCACATTTTTGAACCCTTCTACCGGGCACCGGGCGCCACAGAATTCGCAGGCTTTGGCGTTGGGCTGGCAATTTGTGCCCGGATTATGGAACTCCACGAGGGTCAAATCCAGGTAGACAGTGAGCCAGGAAAAGGCAGTACATTTAAGGTAAAATTAAAAAAGGCTTAG